One window of the Cryptomeria japonica chromosome 7, Sugi_1.0, whole genome shotgun sequence genome contains the following:
- the LOC131041483 gene encoding large ribosomal subunit protein eL22z has product MGPPVAKKGAAPTKGGKKKANTFVIDCGKPVEDKIMDIASFEKFLQDRIKVGGKTGVLGDVVTISRDKNKLSVTSETAFSKRYLKYLTKKYLKKHNVRDWLRVIASNKDRNVYELRYFNIAENEGEDED; this is encoded by the exons atGGGTCCTCCAGTAGCAAAGAAGGGAGCGGCGCCCACAAAGGGAGGGAAAAAGAAGGCTAACACCTTCGTCATCGACTGTGGAAAGCCAGTAGAAGACAAGATCATGGACATTGCCTCCTTTGAGAAGTTTTTGCAGGATCGGATCAAGGTAGGCGGTAAAACTGGGGTTTTGGGTGATGTGGTGACTATCTCCCGCGACAAGAACAAACTGAGTGTCACTTCTGAGACGGCCTTTTCTAAAAG GTATTTAAAGTACTTGACAAAAAAGTATTTGAAAAAGCATAATGTCAGGGATTGGTTAcgagtgatagcatccaataaggatcgcaATGTCTATGAGTTACGTTACTTCAACATTGCTGAGAATGAGGGAGAAGATGAAGATTAG